In Colletotrichum lupini chromosome 6, complete sequence, a single window of DNA contains:
- a CDS encoding serine/threonine-protein kinase SRPK3: MSSPATTPSPKDPNSERNFRFLQSGTPCEWAESYRPGGFHPVHFGDVFKGRYEILRKLGNGSCGTVWLAFDSSRDRYVALKIEVAKRKDPTEVKIYRILANKVSNDQSSRFVVGLLDYFYHDGPNGNHLCLVLEPMGPSLSSVLNAPVEIYDPRNPPVRRFKSDKTKRILRHVLSGLNFLHSIGIVHGDLQSGNILFALQDFHLLDRQVLKQDENDASKIDMLRRIDGKLDRWAPKYLAVSDPLSDFMLEGQCQVTKLSDLAFCIDDPPLSVRTPVSLRAPEAILNEAIGTGIDIWSFGCIVYELVTGAALFQLPPFGLSDSEKKDEHLIQLTDIIGPLPQTLVVKWPNAAKYYGSSGERLDTVPTDIIDGFTEESSSDCRSIDGSSDGVEDVDGSGLELGERVPPQVHKSLEKLVKVHKASNISDEEEEQIVSFLRAIFRYDPLQRPSAGTLLDFSWLNT; the protein is encoded by the exons ATGTCTTCGCCAGCAACAACGCCTTCTCCGAAGGACCCAAACTCTGAGAGGAACTTCAGATTTCTTCAAAGTGGTACACCATGCGAGTGGGCCGAGTCTTATCGTCCAGGAGGGTTTCATCCGGTCCACTTTGGCGACGTCTTCAAAGGCCGTTACGAGATTCTTCGTAAGCTTGGGAACGGTTCCTGTGGCACGGTTTGGCTGGCATTCGATTCGTC CCGTGACCGCTACGTTGCTCTGAAGATCGAAGTAGCCAAGCGAAAGGATCCAACTGAAGTAAAGATATATCGCATTCTGGCCAATAAGGTATCAAATGACCAAAGCTCGAGGTTTGTCGTGGGTCTTTTGGACTACTTCTATCACGACGGTCCCAACGGTAATCACCTTTGCCTCGTACTTGAACCTATGGGTCCCAGCCTGTCTTCGGTCCTTAACGCCCCGGTCGAGATATATGATCCCCGAAACCCTCCTGTACGACGCTTTAAGAGTGATAAAACAAAACGCATTTTGCGGCATGTGCTTTCTGGCCTCAACTTCCTTCACAGCATTGGAATTGTGCACGGCGACCTTCAATCAGGCAACATCCTGTTCGCTTTACAAGATTTTCATCTTTTGGATCGTCAAGTGCTCAAGCAAGATGAAAATGACGCCTCAAAGATAGACATGTTGCGGCGTATTGATGGCAAGCTCGACAGGTGGGCGCCGAAATATCTGGCCGTATCGGATCCCCTGTCAGATTTCATGCTTGAGGGGCAATGCCAAGTGACAAAGCTATCAGATCTAG CTTTTTGCATTGATGATCCGCCGCTGTCTGTTCGGACTCCAGTCTCCCTTCGAGCACCAGAAGCGATCCTTAACGAAGCTATCGGGACAGGCATTGACATCTGGAGTTTTGGTTGTATCGTCTACGAGCTTGTCACAGGCGCCGCACTGTTTCAACTTCCTCCTTTCGGCCTTAGCGATAGCGAGAAGAAAGACGAACATTTGATACAGCTGACCGACATCATTGGACCTCTCCCACAGACTCTTGTGGTGAAATGGCCCAATGCAGCAAAATACTATGGTTCTAGCGGAGAAAGACTCGACACTGTCCCAACGGATATCATAGATGGGTTCACTGAAGAAAGCAGTTCTGATTGTCGTTCGATAGATGGTAGCTCTGATGGAGTCGAAGATGTGGATGGGTCGGGACTCGAGTTAGGTGAGCGCGTTCCGCCACAAGTCCACAAATCTCTCGAAAAGCTAGTAA